The window TTTCTCGGGACTCTCAATTCTGTCACTacctcgtcttcttcttcttcttcttcttgaagaagaCGCTCGCTAACGAACTGTAACTAACCGACTGGGCCATCCATCGTCTTCTCGCGCAGTGAACGGCAGGCTGCCGGCGGAGCAGGCGCCGGCGTCCATCCTGATCCAGCAGAAGGTCAACACGCCCGCCCAGAAGACCTCCACCGACGCCGTCATCGGTAATCAATCAATCAAAGCCAAAATTAACCTCCCCGTTAATCCTTGCCGTTTCTCCGGGCTCACTCACCGGGCCGTTTCCTCTTTCTTCCTCCAGGTGGAGACCCCAAAGTGGTCGACGATGAAACCTATGTAAAGCCAAAAGGTAAATCTCTACCCATCTTACCCGAAAGGCTTTTCGTGTTGGCATCACACTAAAACTAAAGCCACGGCTCCTTTACAGAGAGGagaggcggcgaggaggaggaccaTCAGGTGCTGAGCGAGCCGGACCCGGCCAGCGGGATGGCGGAGCCGGCCGCCAACAAGGACGGCGACGCCCGTAAGTCGACCGAGGAGACGTTAGGTAGGTCAGCCGTCGCAGTTTGGCCCATAATCAGCAAGCGTCTCGTCCCATCCATTTCGTTTTCCGAATCCGTGATTTGACACCCGGGCCGCGGAGCTGAAGCGTTGAATGTTCCTTCCGTGCGCTCGTGCTTCGAACCTGGGGCTGAGATGAGATGGTTGGTTGTGTTTGTAGGTGGGGAGAGGAAAGACGTGGAGGACGAGGGGGAGCGGGAGGAGGAGAAGCACGCCAAGGTCACGCTCCCGACCGTCTCCAATTACACCATTCATGACGCCGAGGACGCCGAGAATGCCAAGCAAGAAGGTGTAGTACCACCTGCATTTATTCGTTGTAGTTTCCATTTTTTGTGCATTGGCTGGCTGACACCCATTTACTACTTGGTTATTCAGTCAGTCAATCCCGATCTATTCCCCGTTTCCATCTGCAATCTTCGCCGTCAGAGCGTCCATTAAGAACTTGATTCCTCTGCTTCTAATGGCAGAACCGAACCACTATTACCACTAGTAATTTATGAAAAGAAGTACCAGTACTTATGGTACTGTCAGAGTAGAACTGAagggtttttttttttttttttttttttgcggatgAAGAGTAGAACCGAAGTGTTGATGGTCTACTCTACTAGTATGAGCACAAGCTAGAACAATGTAGTGTAGTCCTTAGTTTAATCCGAGTTACGTAGTACCAGTGGTGAAAAAAAGACCGCCAATGCAGACGTCCAATTCAAGTTACTGTATCTTACCAATACTCCCACTTGGAGCATTGATTGCTTGGCATCACGTGTCAGAGCTCCTACTCCTACATGATCGTTGGCCCATTATTGCTAGAATTTTGACCCCAGTGTAGTGTAGTACACTCACCCTGATCCAGCTGTTTTGCATCACGCCCAATTTTTAAGGAACATACCACCATGTTCCTGAGATATAACAATGTATATCTTCAAAACAATTTCCCAGGCTCGAGCTTGAGCACCAACGTCCAGGAGCAGCAGGGGAGCAAGCCGCTGTGCGACTTCTCCAACTTCCGGGCGAACGTGTGCGAGATGCGCGGCGACGTGAGGGTGCACCCGAAGGCGGCCTCGGTGCTGTTCATGGAGCCCGAGGGGTCGCGGAGGGACGAGGTGTGGAAGATCAAGCCCTACCCGCGGAAGGGCGACGAGTTCTGCCTCAGCCACATCACGGAGCTGACGGTCAAGTCCAGCAAGGTGGCCGCCGAGTGCACCCGGTACCACGACGTGCCCGTCGTCATCTTCTCGCTCACCGGCTACACGGGCAACCTCTTCCACGACTTCACCGACGTGATCGTGCCGCTCTTCACCACGGCCGCCCAGTTCGACGGCGAGGTGCAGTTCCTCATCACGGACATGGCGCTCTGGTGGACCGTTAAGTACCACACCCTGCTCCAGAAGCTGTCCAAGTACCCCTTGATCGACTTCAGCAAGGACGACCAGGTGCGCTGCTTCAAGCACGCCATCGTCGGCACGCACGCCTACATGGAGTTCACCATCGACGCCGCCAAGTCGCCGAACGGGGTCACCATGGTCGACTTCAACCGGTTCATGCGCGCCGCCTACTCGCTGCCCAAGGCCGccgcggcggcgctcggggagaGCCCCAGGGTGAAGCCCAGGCTGCTCATCATCAAGCGGCACCGGACGAGGATGTTCCTGAACCTGGAGGAGATCATCGGCATGGCCGAGGAGCTCGGGTTCGAGGTGGTGATCGACGAGGCCAACGTGAGCTCCGACATCAACGGCTTCGCGAGGCTGGTGAACTCGGTGGACGTGATGATGGGCGTGCACGGCGCCGGGCTCACCAACTGCGTCTTCCTGCCGCAGAACGCGACGCTCATCCAGATCGTGCCCTTCGGCGGCCTCGACTGGATCTCCCGCACCGACTTCGGGAACCCGTCGGAGATGATGGGCCTCCGGTACAAGCAGTACGCCATCACCGTCGACGAGAGCAGCCTCACCGACCACTACCCGAGGGACCACAAGATCTTCAAGGACCCCATCTCCTTCCACAAGCGTGGGTTCGAGTTCATCCGGCGCACCTTCATGGACAAGCAGAACGTGAGGCTCGACTGCAAGAGGTTCAGACCTGTGCTGCTGGAGGCACTCGACAACCTCAACCAGTAATTTTAAGGCAACTTGCCACCCATTTTTACCATTCGTTTCGTGAAATTTGTTGTTCATTCTCTCATGGCGTGTATGTATGGTCTAAACTATAGAGATTTTGTCTAGGAATTACTCGTGTAAACTGTATAAATTAAATTGCCCGCCGCTGCAAAGATGGAACAAAATTCATTGAAATGATATAGGCCCCTCACATTGTTTGTCAGGAATCTCATCAGTTGTTTTGTCATCCTGCAACGATATTTTATAGTTAAGTACTTTGACTTTCTGGTAACCAACCGTATGATAAACCAATCTGCTGAGGTGTTTTCCATCTGAAAAATGCGCTGAGGTGTATCGGGATCCATCGAATTATTGGAACTGCCCCTGTTTCCACATGGTTTGTTGGCTAGACAAGTTCTAAAATAATACTGTATGGTAGAACACTCTGTGAGAACATGGAATTGTACGCTGAGCATGTGATTGAGTAAGAAAAACTGTGAGCATGTGAGTGTGTAAGCTGGATCAAATTTTGCTCGGTGGGGACCGAATCCGAATGTAAGCTGGATCAACTAGACCGAAATGACCAAtgatgtttttttttttttgagaactAAATGACCAATGATGTGGTTTGGATTTAGTAGTATATGTGTGCGCTGCCCAGGCCGATGAATTTTGGACCCAATAATATCCTGATGTCGCGTAAGCATCGCTCATGGGTCGGTCCAACGAAATTCCTGCTTAACATTCACCGCATCAAACACCACTGTCAACCAAAATTGTAATTTAACCATTATTGATAGCATTGGGAATTAGGTTTGTgactttaaaaaatgttcacgcgTTTCAAAAATATGCAAGTGacatttcaaaaaaatgtttatgCAATGTAATTAAACAGTTTGTTTAATTTCAAAATATTTCTTCGTACCATCCAAACCAAATGTATGTCCCACTGAAAAAATGTTCACGCATGTCAAAAATATGTTCATGCCATTTTTTTTCAAATCTTTATACAACCTAAATAAAATCTTCCTGCAATTTTAAAatatattattattatatttataGAAAAAATCATGAGACTATTTTAATggaatatttttttaaaaattatatatatcATAAAAAAAGGTTTAAATAGTTTTAAAAAATCTTTATTATTCCCATTCTAAAAATAATCAACATGTATTTGAAATATGTTTAGTACTTTTTTTTAccaaaatgttaatcatgtatctAAAAAATATTAGACGTGTATaaaaacatttttcaaatgtatATAAAAATGCAATTCGTGGGTGGAAAATTTTAGATATTgaaaaatattttgaaaattCTAAACTTATATAAATAAAATGATTCTACTCTAGAcgaaaaatgttaaatgtatgTGAAAAAAGTCAACATTTGTTCGAAATGGAAAAAAATCCAACTACAACCAAAAAAGGAACACCTATAGCCAAAACACTAATGAAAAAAATATGGAAAACTAACTCAGAAAACCATtagaaaaataaattaaaaataCAATAGGATAAATATATTGTAAACCAAAAAATGACAAAAAACATATGAAAacaaacacaaaaaacacaacgAAAAAAAAATCTCGCTTACACGGCCACGGCGCCTGCGGCAGGCGTGCACGGCCACGGCGGGCAGCCAGCGGCAGGCGAGCGTGCTACGTACGTACGTACGCGCGCTGCCTCTCTCTCTTGTGTGTGTTGGGCGTCACCGGGCAAGACCGTCACAGCGTCCGTTTTTTGTTTTGTTTGAGAAGACGCAAAATCAGatttaattttttattttttaaaatggACACAAAATCAGATTTAATTATTCGCAGCGTGAATAGTACTCCCTCCTAaaaaaatataagagcgtttacaTATATTTACAAAGGGGGTACGTAGAAAGCCCCGCGGTGAAAATCTAACCCTCGTGACCCATGGTGAGCTCCGGAGAGATTTGCATCAAGAGGGAAATGAGAGACACCACATCCGGCCCGTGCACGCACCACATCCCACAATTGGCAGAATATACCTATGAATGCATTTGTGAAAAACACATATACAATTGGCAGAATTTTTTTTACATGGGGGGCATTGCCCCAACCACCCACCCCTAGATCCGACGCGGACATTCCTCCAGGTTTTGGAACAAACAGACTGATAGGAAGATGTGTAGGCTCAAGAAATCTTTCTATGGCTTGAAATAGTCGCCACGGGCGTGGACAGGTTCAGTAGAGTTGTTTGCGGGGTGTGATCACCATGGAGGTCACTTTCTTCATGCTCTATCACCAGCTCGCTTGAGAGGTCCAACTCAGACAGTGAGAGCATCTTCAACAGCCATGCCAAACTAGCGCCGCGCCGCAAAATTGCCCGTTTTAGCGCGCGCGCAACCGGTATAGTTGCTCCAGCGGGCGCGCAAAAACAGCGCGCGCGGCATATGTAGTTCAGCGCGCGGGCCGAAACTCAATCGCGCGTCGCTTAGTTACTGTGCCCGCTCCCGCGCGCTCGCTCGCAACTCCCACCCCCatccagccgcgccgccgccgccgaccgcgcCACCCGGCGACCGTTCCGGCGCTTCCCCGGCCTATCCCCGCCCCGCGGCAGCTTCTCCGCCCCCCCTCTAgtcccgccgcccctcgcgcgcgtccgtcGTCCGACGAACAGCGCCCGCAAGGTGTTCGACAAAACGGCTAGAAGGTATGTATTGCTCAAAAGCCATGAATTTCGTGCATGTTGATTGTAGTTTTTATAGCATAGTATTGAACATTGTAGATGAGTTCGTCGTACGATTCTTCCGAAAAAGAATTTGatatggaagaggaggaggatcttGCAATGATCCTAGCTATGCATATCAATAAAAAACCGAAGCACGATGGTTCGGTTATGGGTCGGCAGAAAATTTGGAGGGATAGGATCGATGCCCACAACAGATTGATCAGGCATTATTTTGCGGAGAATCCCACATACCCCGAGTCGTATTTTCGTCGCCGGTTTAGGATGAGCACCGAGTTGTTCAGGCGCATTGCAGAGAAACTAGCGAGCCATGACCGCTTTTTTCAGCAAAGAAGGAATGCCGCCGGAGAGCTCGGGCATAGCACCTTTCAGAAGGTGACAACCGTTTTGCGTATGTTGGCATACGGTATACCGGCTAATCTAGTTGATGATCACTTGGCTATGGGTGAGAGCCAAGCCATCATGTGTGTCAAGCGCTTCGCAGTCGGAATTGTGCAAGTGTTTGGCGAGGAGTATTTGAGATCTCCCAATGCTGAAGACGTCGCAAGGCTATTGGCGATGAACAAAGCTCGCGGCTTTCCTGGCATGCTTGGCTCAAtagattgcatgcattggagTTGGAAGAATTGTCCAAAGGCATGGCATGGACAATTCCACGGCCAAAAAAGGGTTCCACTATAATCCTTGAAGCGGTGGCCGATCAAGAGACTTGGATTTGGCATGCATTCTTTGGAATGCCTGGATCTTTGAATGACATCAATGTTGTCAACCGGTCACCTTTGATGAATAAGATTGCAAATGGTGAGTTGCCACAGGTGCAGTTTGTAGCAAATGGCCGTACATACAACTATGGCTATTATCTAGCGGATGGCATCTATCCAAAGTGGCAAACCTTTGTCAAGCCGTTGAAAAAGCCGGAAGGTAAGAAAAATCTTGATTTCCACAATGCTCCGGCGGCTAGAAAAGATGTGGAGAGAGCTTTTGGGATTTTGCAAGCCCAATTTGCTATTGTGAGAGGACCGGCTAGATTTTGGGATCAGAAAATGCTTTGGTACATCATGcacgcttgtgtgatcatgcataaCATGATCATCGAGAATGAGCGTGGCCAAGATGTAGACTACTCTTAGTATGAGCTCTTGGGACATCCCGTGCGAGTGCGACGGAGGGCTGAAAGGGTGGCCCGTTTTGTTGCCTCCTATCATGCCATTCGACGTCCCGCGGCGCATAATGATCTTCGGAAGGATCTCATTGAGAAGTTTAGAATTTGTCGTTGAACTATTTATTGTGTTTATTGCACTATTTGTTGTATTGAACGATAAACTGTTTGTTTGAGTTGTAATAACGAAAT is drawn from Aegilops tauschii subsp. strangulata cultivar AL8/78 chromosome 1, Aet v6.0, whole genome shotgun sequence and contains these coding sequences:
- the LOC109767290 gene encoding alpha-1,3-arabinosyltransferase XAT3 translates to MMKAGERPNSKLLRGGRQDSRRFRLLAVVVGFFIVSLTFVLVSKPDAILFGLNGRLPAEQAPASILIQQKVNTPAQKTSTDAVIGGDPKVVDDETYVKPKERRGGEEEDHQVLSEPDPASGMAEPAANKDGDARKSTEETLGGERKDVEDEGEREEEKHAKVTLPTVSNYTIHDAEDAENAKQEGSSLSTNVQEQQGSKPLCDFSNFRANVCEMRGDVRVHPKAASVLFMEPEGSRRDEVWKIKPYPRKGDEFCLSHITELTVKSSKVAAECTRYHDVPVVIFSLTGYTGNLFHDFTDVIVPLFTTAAQFDGEVQFLITDMALWWTVKYHTLLQKLSKYPLIDFSKDDQVRCFKHAIVGTHAYMEFTIDAAKSPNGVTMVDFNRFMRAAYSLPKAAAAALGESPRVKPRLLIIKRHRTRMFLNLEEIIGMAEELGFEVVIDEANVSSDINGFARLVNSVDVMMGVHGAGLTNCVFLPQNATLIQIVPFGGLDWISRTDFGNPSEMMGLRYKQYAITVDESSLTDHYPRDHKIFKDPISFHKRGFEFIRRTFMDKQNVRLDCKRFRPVLLEALDNLNQ